The following are from one region of the Phormidium sp. PBR-2020 genome:
- a CDS encoding TIGR03279 family radical SAM protein → MSRSTIQPALVTKVLPGSIAEEIGFQAGDRLVSINDIAPRDLIDYQFLCADEILTLKVLDSDDELHEVEIEKDYDSDLGLEFSSALFDNLIQCNNRCPFCFIDQKPPGMRDTLYLKDDDYRLSFLYGSYLTLTNLPPAEWERIEQLRLSPLYVSVHATEPEVRSRLLKNPRAGQILEQLQWFQERRLQIHAQVVVCPGINDGIHLERTLQDLAKFGKNLDDDDIPAVASVAVVPVGLTRFRPPEDELIPVSPSKAEEVIQQVQALQPQFRNQLGSSFAWLADEWFLLAGREMPERVDYEGYPQIDNGVGSIRLFLYEFRDIAQQQLPSKIESPRHLTWVVGNAVRTAFGEILHQLNAVEGLTVEMLSLNSEFWGQEISVTGVLTGSDVRRGLHNQRHHLGDGIILPTVMLKHGETRFLDDVTVEDLEQEFGIPILLANGTDGLIQACLQPLPLPLCSL, encoded by the coding sequence ATGAGTCGTTCAACTATTCAACCTGCCCTCGTCACTAAGGTTCTGCCGGGTTCCATTGCTGAGGAGATTGGCTTTCAGGCGGGCGATCGCCTAGTATCGATTAACGACATTGCCCCGCGAGACTTAATCGACTATCAATTTCTTTGTGCTGATGAAATTCTTACTCTGAAAGTTCTCGACAGCGACGACGAACTCCATGAAGTGGAAATCGAGAAAGACTATGATTCCGATTTGGGTTTAGAGTTTTCCTCCGCCTTATTTGACAATCTCATTCAATGTAATAATCGTTGCCCCTTTTGCTTTATTGACCAAAAACCGCCAGGAATGCGGGATACTCTCTATCTCAAAGACGACGATTATCGCCTCAGCTTTCTTTATGGTTCCTATCTCACGTTAACCAACCTCCCCCCCGCCGAGTGGGAACGCATCGAACAACTGCGACTCTCTCCGTTATATGTATCTGTTCACGCCACCGAACCCGAGGTGCGATCGCGCCTGCTGAAAAACCCCCGCGCTGGACAAATCCTCGAACAGTTACAATGGTTCCAAGAGCGGCGTTTACAAATTCATGCCCAAGTTGTGGTTTGCCCTGGGATTAACGACGGCATTCACCTCGAACGAACTCTACAAGACTTAGCAAAATTCGGCAAAAACCTCGATGACGATGATATCCCAGCCGTGGCTTCCGTGGCGGTGGTTCCCGTTGGCTTAACCCGCTTTCGCCCTCCCGAAGACGAACTCATCCCCGTCTCTCCCAGTAAAGCCGAGGAAGTCATCCAACAGGTTCAGGCCCTACAACCCCAATTCCGAAACCAGTTAGGATCGAGTTTTGCCTGGTTAGCCGATGAGTGGTTTCTTTTGGCTGGCCGAGAAATGCCGGAACGAGTTGACTACGAAGGCTATCCCCAAATCGATAATGGTGTCGGTTCGATTCGTCTCTTCCTCTATGAATTTCGGGATATTGCCCAGCAACAGCTTCCCTCTAAGATTGAGTCACCCCGTCACCTCACCTGGGTGGTGGGGAACGCCGTCAGAACTGCCTTCGGGGAGATTCTACACCAACTCAACGCCGTCGAAGGGCTAACGGTGGAGATGCTAAGCCTCAATAGCGAGTTTTGGGGGCAAGAGATTAGTGTAACTGGAGTTCTCACCGGTTCTGATGTCAGGCGAGGCTTACACAACCAGCGACATCATCTCGGTGATGGGATTATTCTACCCACCGTGATGCTCAAACATGGGGAAACCCGGTTCCTTGACGATGTTACCGTCGAAGACTTAGAACAAGAATTTGGCATTCCCATCCTCCTCGCCAATGGAACCGACGGCCTAATCCAAGCCTGTCTCCAACCCCTCCCTCTTCCTCTGTGTTCTCTGTGA
- a CDS encoding RNA methyltransferase has product MLTSLQNPLIKQLRKLQQTKQRRLQQQFLLEGTHLIEEASRHHYPLDVLCYTPAWGDRHPQLLTQLQAQRSEVVSEDVLNALATTVNPDGVIATAPQTAPSPPNLLPSGVGFALERLQDPGNLGTLIRTAVAAEIDGLWLSQDSVDRTSPKVLRASAGTWFQMPMLPCENLLATVQDYQQQGVQVVATCLDSPLTYWDVNWKQPSLILLGNEGAGLSPQLLELADVQVTIPISPNAESLNVAIAAALLAFEVRRQRLG; this is encoded by the coding sequence ATGCTAACTAGCCTTCAAAACCCCCTCATCAAACAACTCCGTAAACTCCAACAAACCAAACAGCGTCGCCTCCAGCAACAGTTTCTCCTCGAAGGAACCCATCTCATCGAAGAAGCCAGCCGCCATCACTATCCCCTCGATGTTCTCTGTTATACCCCCGCCTGGGGCGATCGCCATCCCCAACTGCTGACGCAACTCCAGGCCCAACGCAGCGAAGTCGTCAGCGAGGATGTCTTAAACGCCCTCGCCACCACCGTCAACCCCGATGGCGTTATCGCCACCGCCCCCCAAACAGCCCCCTCGCCCCCCAATCTATTGCCCTCGGGAGTGGGATTTGCCCTGGAACGTCTGCAAGATCCGGGAAATTTGGGAACCCTCATCCGTACCGCAGTCGCCGCTGAAATCGATGGATTATGGTTAAGCCAGGATAGCGTCGATCGCACCTCCCCCAAAGTCTTACGGGCTTCGGCGGGAACCTGGTTTCAGATGCCGATGCTTCCCTGTGAGAACCTCCTCGCAACGGTACAAGACTATCAACAACAGGGGGTGCAAGTTGTCGCCACCTGTTTAGATAGCCCCCTCACCTATTGGGATGTGAACTGGAAACAGCCCTCGTTAATTCTTCTGGGAAATGAAGGGGCGGGATTATCGCCTCAACTCCTCGAACTTGCCGATGTGCAGGTTACCATCCCCATCAGCCCCAACGCCGAATCCCTGAACGTGGCGATCGCCGCCGCCCTGTTGGCCTTTGAAGTCAGACGACAGCGACTGGGGTAA